One Streptomyces coeruleorubidus DNA segment encodes these proteins:
- a CDS encoding class I SAM-dependent methyltransferase: MALVGLERIERLLVCPRCRSPLSAARDVFSCTSPECPHHTSAGFPVIGRWPVLVDFERSVVRREDFADGAGHTRQDPLGRASRLPRPLRRLWKPPNRVAARNIDVLMRALPGSAPTLLVVGGGTVGNGVEAVYRDPRVQVIAFDLVGSPVTQFIADAHHIPLPTASVDGVLVQAVLEHVLDPALVVAEVHRVLKSDGLVYAETPFLQQVHAGPCDFTRFTASGHRYLFRGFEELAAGPVAGPGTQLLWSVDHLVRGLTRSAFAGRVTRLLLCWLRALDRLVPARYAMDDASAYYFLGRRREGDMSAPEIVAYYGGAQTKT, from the coding sequence ATGGCCCTGGTCGGACTGGAACGCATCGAGCGGCTGCTGGTGTGTCCGCGCTGCCGTTCGCCCCTGAGCGCGGCGCGCGACGTCTTCTCCTGCACGTCGCCCGAGTGCCCGCACCACACGTCGGCCGGGTTCCCGGTGATCGGCCGGTGGCCGGTCCTCGTCGACTTCGAGCGAAGCGTGGTTCGCCGTGAGGACTTCGCGGACGGCGCCGGACACACCCGGCAGGATCCCCTCGGCCGCGCCTCCCGGCTGCCCCGCCCGCTGCGCCGCCTCTGGAAGCCGCCAAACCGGGTAGCGGCCCGGAACATCGACGTACTGATGCGCGCTCTTCCCGGTTCCGCCCCGACGCTGCTCGTCGTCGGCGGCGGGACGGTGGGCAACGGCGTGGAGGCGGTCTACCGCGATCCGCGTGTCCAGGTCATCGCCTTCGACCTCGTCGGCAGCCCGGTGACCCAGTTCATCGCGGACGCCCATCACATCCCGCTGCCCACGGCGAGCGTCGACGGGGTGCTGGTGCAGGCCGTACTGGAGCACGTGCTCGATCCGGCCCTGGTCGTCGCCGAGGTCCACCGGGTCCTGAAGAGCGACGGCCTCGTCTACGCGGAGACCCCGTTCCTGCAGCAGGTGCACGCCGGGCCCTGCGACTTCACGCGGTTCACCGCGAGCGGCCACCGTTATCTCTTCCGAGGGTTCGAAGAACTTGCGGCCGGCCCTGTCGCGGGTCCCGGCACCCAACTGCTCTGGAGCGTCGACCACTTGGTACGGGGCCTGACCCGCTCCGCCTTCGCGGGCCGTGTGACGCGCCTGCTGCTGTGCTGGCTGCGGGCCCTCGACCGCCTCGTCCCGGCGCGCTACGCGATGGACGACGCCTCGGCCTACTACTTCCTGGGACGCAGGCGGGAGGGCGATATGTCGGCCCCGGAAATCGTGGCCTATTACGGCGGGGCGCAGACGAAGACCTGA
- a CDS encoding UDP-glucose dehydrogenase family protein: MRLTVIGTGYVGAVHAACMAEIGHEVLGVDVDAERIAALAAGRTPFFEPGLGGMLRRTVDSGRLRFTTSMAEAARFSGTHFVCVGTPQRPGSGAADLRHVESAVDGLAPHLAGNGHVLVVGKSTVPVGTADRLARRLRATAPDADVAWNPEFLREGCAVQDTLRPERIVAGVRTAHAEGRLREIYAPLLAGGMPFIVTDTATAELVKLASNSFLATKVSFINAMAEICDATGADVLTLAEAMGADSRIGSRFLAPGLGFGGSCLPKDIRAFAARAEELGLGESVAFLREVDAINTRQRRRTVELAQRLVGGAFADRNVAVLGAAFKPRSDDVRDSPALAVAEEVRCRGAQVRVHDPEAVDNARAAYPALQFALDVTKACEHADVVLHLTEWPQYRELDPAALAIAVRTPAIVDARHTLDPETWCAAGWTLCAPGRPRLG, encoded by the coding sequence ATGCGCCTGACAGTCATCGGCACCGGATACGTAGGAGCGGTCCACGCCGCCTGCATGGCGGAGATCGGGCACGAAGTCCTCGGCGTGGACGTCGACGCGGAGCGGATCGCCGCGCTCGCCGCCGGGCGGACCCCGTTCTTCGAGCCGGGACTCGGCGGGATGCTCAGGCGGACCGTGGACAGCGGGCGGCTGCGGTTCACCACGTCGATGGCCGAGGCGGCCCGGTTCTCCGGTACGCACTTCGTGTGTGTCGGCACCCCGCAGCGGCCCGGATCCGGCGCCGCCGACCTGCGGCACGTGGAGAGCGCCGTGGACGGACTGGCGCCCCACCTGGCGGGCAACGGGCACGTCCTCGTGGTCGGCAAGTCCACCGTGCCGGTCGGTACGGCGGACCGGCTCGCCCGGCGGCTGCGCGCGACCGCACCCGACGCCGACGTCGCCTGGAACCCGGAGTTCCTGCGGGAAGGGTGCGCCGTCCAGGACACCCTGCGGCCGGAACGCATCGTCGCGGGAGTCCGCACGGCGCACGCCGAGGGACGGCTCCGGGAGATCTACGCCCCGCTCCTCGCGGGCGGCATGCCGTTCATCGTCACCGACACCGCCACCGCCGAACTGGTCAAGCTGGCGTCGAACTCCTTCCTCGCCACGAAGGTCTCCTTCATCAACGCCATGGCCGAGATCTGCGATGCCACCGGTGCCGACGTCCTCACCCTCGCGGAGGCGATGGGCGCGGACTCCCGCATCGGGTCCCGCTTCCTGGCGCCCGGGCTCGGGTTCGGCGGCAGCTGCCTGCCCAAGGACATCCGGGCCTTCGCCGCCCGTGCGGAGGAACTGGGCCTGGGGGAGTCGGTGGCCTTCCTGCGGGAGGTCGACGCGATCAACACCCGGCAGCGGCGGCGCACCGTCGAGCTGGCGCAGCGGCTGGTCGGAGGGGCCTTCGCCGACCGGAACGTCGCGGTCCTCGGGGCCGCCTTCAAGCCCCGCAGCGACGACGTCCGCGACTCGCCCGCCCTCGCGGTCGCGGAGGAGGTCCGGTGCCGGGGCGCACAGGTCCGCGTCCACGACCCGGAGGCGGTGGACAACGCCCGGGCGGCGTACCCCGCGCTGCAGTTCGCCCTGGACGTGACCAAGGCGTGCGAGCACGCCGACGTGGTGCTGCACCTCACCGAGTGGCCCCAGTACCGGGAGCTCGACCCGGCCGCCCTTGCCATCGCGGTGCGCACTCCGGCGATCGTCGACGCGCGCCACACCCTCGACCCGGAGACCTGGTGCGCGGCGGGCTGGACCCTGTGCGCACCCGGCCGTCCGCGGCTCGGCTGA
- the rfbB gene encoding dTDP-glucose 4,6-dehydratase, with amino-acid sequence MTTTRILVTGGAGFIGSAYVRSLLGPNGPPDVAVTVLDKLTYAGNPANLDDVRYADGFAFVRGDICDANLVDELVAAHDQIVHFAAETHVDRSLLGADVFVRTNVLGTQTLLDAALRHAPKIFIHISSDEVYGSIRNGSWPETDPLRPNSPYSASKAASDLMALSYHRTHGLEVRVTRCSNNYGPHQYPEKVVPLFITRLLDGQPVPLYGDGHNVRDWIHVDDHVRGIELVRTRGRPGEIYNIGAGNELSNRDLTGLLLHACGADWADVRFVEDRKGHDRRYSVDFTKIRTELGFIPLKDLATGLTQTVAWYRTHRSWWEPLQRRAARKERFPLLP; translated from the coding sequence ATGACCACGACCCGCATCCTCGTCACCGGCGGAGCCGGCTTCATCGGCTCGGCCTACGTCCGCTCACTGCTCGGTCCGAACGGCCCGCCCGATGTCGCGGTGACCGTGCTGGACAAGCTCACCTACGCGGGCAACCCCGCCAACCTGGACGACGTCCGCTACGCCGACGGCTTCGCGTTCGTCCGGGGCGACATCTGCGACGCGAACCTCGTCGACGAGTTGGTGGCGGCGCACGACCAGATCGTGCATTTCGCGGCCGAGACCCACGTCGACCGTTCCCTCCTCGGCGCCGACGTCTTCGTCCGGACGAACGTCCTGGGCACCCAGACCCTGCTGGACGCGGCCCTGCGGCACGCGCCGAAGATCTTCATCCACATCTCCTCCGACGAGGTGTACGGCTCCATCCGCAACGGCTCCTGGCCGGAGACCGACCCGTTGCGGCCCAACTCGCCCTATTCCGCCTCCAAGGCCGCCTCGGACCTCATGGCGCTGTCCTACCACCGCACCCACGGCCTCGAAGTCCGCGTCACCCGGTGCTCCAACAACTACGGCCCCCACCAGTACCCCGAAAAGGTCGTCCCGCTGTTCATCACCCGACTGCTGGACGGCCAACCGGTGCCGCTGTACGGCGACGGCCACAACGTCCGCGACTGGATCCACGTCGACGACCACGTGCGCGGTATCGAACTCGTCCGCACCCGGGGCCGCCCGGGCGAGATCTACAACATCGGCGCCGGCAACGAACTGTCCAACCGGGACCTGACCGGACTGTTGCTCCACGCCTGCGGCGCCGACTGGGCGGACGTGCGGTTCGTCGAGGACCGCAAGGGCCACGACCGGCGTTACTCGGTCGACTTCACCAAGATCCGCACGGAACTCGGGTTCATACCGCTCAAGGACCTGGCCACGGGGCTCACGCAGACCGTCGCCTGGTACCGGACGCACCGCTCCTGGTGGGAGCCACTGCAGCGGCGGGCGGCCCGGAAGGAGAGGTTCCCTCTTCTGCCCTGA
- a CDS encoding glucose-1-phosphate thymidylyltransferase has protein sequence MKALVLCGGAGTRLRPITHTSAKQLVPVANKPVLFYGLEAIAAAGIRQTGIIVGDTAPEIRAAVGDGSRFGLDVTYLPQEAPLGLAHAVLIARDFLGDDDFVMYLGDNFIVGGISGVVDDFRRERPDARILLTHVGEPTAFGIAELDAAGQVVGLEEKPRQPRSDLALVGVYLFTTAVHEAVRAIRPSRRGELEITDAIQWLIDAGRDVRATTISGYWKDTGNVTDMLEVNRSVLESVEPWTGGSVDAASEIIGRVRIEDGAKVFGSRVVGPAVIGAGTVITDSYVGPFTSIAEDCRIEDSEIEYSIVLGRATVSGTRRVEVSLIGHDVEVTPAPRTPAVHRLVLGDHSQVQIPS, from the coding sequence ATGAAAGCACTCGTCCTGTGCGGCGGCGCCGGCACACGGCTCCGCCCCATCACCCACACCTCGGCCAAGCAACTGGTCCCGGTGGCCAACAAGCCCGTGCTGTTCTACGGGCTGGAGGCCATCGCCGCCGCCGGCATCCGGCAGACCGGCATCATCGTCGGGGACACGGCACCGGAGATCCGGGCGGCCGTCGGCGACGGCTCCCGCTTCGGCCTGGACGTGACCTACCTGCCCCAGGAAGCGCCGCTCGGCCTCGCCCACGCCGTGCTGATCGCCCGGGACTTCCTCGGCGACGACGACTTCGTGATGTACCTCGGTGACAACTTCATCGTGGGCGGCATCTCCGGGGTGGTCGACGACTTCCGCCGCGAACGCCCCGACGCCCGCATCCTGCTGACCCACGTCGGCGAACCCACCGCCTTCGGCATCGCCGAACTGGACGCGGCGGGCCAGGTGGTGGGTCTGGAGGAGAAGCCCCGCCAGCCCCGCAGCGACCTAGCCCTGGTCGGCGTCTACCTATTCACCACGGCCGTGCACGAGGCGGTGCGGGCCATACGGCCCTCCCGGCGCGGCGAGCTGGAGATCACCGACGCGATCCAGTGGCTGATCGACGCCGGCCGGGACGTGCGCGCCACGACCATCTCCGGCTACTGGAAGGACACCGGCAACGTCACCGACATGCTGGAGGTCAACCGGTCGGTCCTGGAGAGCGTCGAGCCGTGGACCGGCGGCAGCGTCGACGCGGCCAGCGAGATCATCGGCCGGGTCCGGATCGAGGACGGGGCCAAGGTGTTCGGCAGCCGTGTCGTCGGTCCGGCCGTCATCGGCGCCGGGACCGTCATCACCGACTCCTACGTGGGGCCGTTCACCTCCATCGCCGAGGACTGCCGCATCGAGGACAGCGAGATCGAGTACTCCATCGTGCTCGGACGGGCGACCGTCAGCGGCACCCGCCGCGTCGAGGTCTCGCTCATCGGCCACGACGTCGAGGTGACCCCCGCCCCGCGCACTCCAGCGGTGCATCGCCTCGTGCTCGGCGACCACAGTCAGGTGCAGATTCCGTCATGA
- a CDS encoding UDP-glucuronic acid decarboxylase family protein, which yields MRVVVAGGSGFLGSHLCEALLGRGDAVCCLDDFSSGRAANITHLLRMPGFHCTPCDVTSRFRVFGDVDAVVHLASPASPSDYQRHPLQTLAAGSRGTENLLELAVRHGARFVLASTSEVYGDPQVHPQDEDYWGHVNPIGPRSVYDEAKRYAEAVTTAYRRSRSADTGIVRIFNTYGPRMRGDDGRVVSTFIRQALAGEPLTMHGDGSQTRSFCYVDDLVRGLTTMIDSSHTGPFNLGNPAERTVRELAEVVLRITGSRSAVRLLPLPVDDPVRRRPVVTRAREELGWHPEVPLEEGLRRTVEWFATQPDTLVRPPHRSTVGRPS from the coding sequence ATGCGTGTCGTGGTGGCCGGCGGGAGCGGCTTTCTGGGATCGCATCTGTGCGAGGCGCTGCTCGGCAGGGGTGACGCCGTCTGCTGCCTGGACGACTTCTCCTCGGGCCGGGCGGCCAACATCACCCACCTGCTGCGGATGCCCGGCTTCCACTGCACGCCGTGCGACGTCACCTCCCGCTTCCGGGTCTTCGGGGACGTCGACGCCGTCGTCCACCTGGCGAGCCCCGCCTCGCCTTCCGACTACCAGCGCCACCCCCTGCAGACGCTGGCCGCGGGCAGCCGGGGCACGGAGAACCTGCTGGAGCTGGCGGTCCGCCACGGGGCACGCTTCGTCCTGGCGTCCACCAGCGAGGTCTACGGCGACCCCCAGGTGCATCCGCAGGACGAGGACTACTGGGGGCACGTCAACCCCATCGGCCCGCGCAGCGTCTACGACGAGGCCAAGCGCTACGCCGAGGCCGTCACCACGGCTTACCGGCGCAGCCGCAGCGCCGACACCGGCATCGTGCGGATCTTCAACACGTACGGGCCCCGCATGCGGGGGGACGACGGCCGGGTGGTCTCCACCTTCATCCGGCAGGCCCTCGCCGGGGAGCCCCTGACCATGCACGGCGACGGCAGCCAGACGCGCAGCTTCTGCTACGTCGACGACCTGGTCCGCGGTCTGACAACCATGATCGACTCGTCGCACACGGGCCCGTTCAACCTCGGCAACCCGGCCGAGCGGACGGTGCGGGAGCTCGCGGAGGTGGTACTGCGGATCACCGGGTCGCGCAGCGCCGTGCGCCTGCTTCCGCTGCCCGTCGACGACCCGGTCCGCCGGCGGCCGGTCGTCACCCGGGCCCGGGAAGAGCTCGGCTGGCACCCCGAGGTGCCGCTGGAAGAAGGGCTGCGCCGCACCGTCGAGTGGTTCGCAACGCAGCCCGACACCCTCGTACGGCCCCCGCACCGCTCCACCGTAGGACGGCCCTCATGA
- a CDS encoding glycosyltransferase family 4 protein: MGAVPDWPAPPPRATPADRLPAQPVLPRVKVLHVITRMQGGAGGNTLLSAVGMDPERYEVWIAGGPGGELWDRARAMGVRTVEIQEFRHVLTPADVLVLWRLIRLVRRERFTVVHTHSAKGGFLGRVAARLCRTPVVVHTFHGLSFHDRMPPTRRRIYHWLERVTRRLAHRYLAVAPRVAREVVEERLAPPGSVHVVPSAVELARIPDGFEPAARRALGVPPEVTLIGTVGRIDAQKAPLDFVRMAAALRGVFPDTAFVMIGDGPLAGDVRRLAAELGVDIRLTGHRPDAAALVAGLDVFVITSLYEGLGRALTEALAAARPVVATAVNAVPDLVEHGATGLLVEPDDREDLVRAVGWLLEHPREAAEMGRQGRDRVRALFAPEDMCARLDACYSELLGVPRTRPTHTPPTAHRRLPPANPARTGMGLTWTPPPHRRPPCA; encoded by the coding sequence GTGGGCGCGGTCCCTGACTGGCCCGCACCGCCGCCGCGCGCGACACCGGCCGACCGGCTGCCGGCGCAGCCGGTGCTGCCGCGCGTCAAGGTGCTCCACGTGATCACCCGCATGCAGGGCGGTGCCGGCGGCAACACCCTGCTGTCGGCCGTGGGGATGGACCCTGAGCGGTACGAGGTGTGGATCGCGGGCGGGCCGGGCGGAGAACTGTGGGACCGGGCCCGGGCCATGGGCGTGCGCACGGTCGAGATCCAGGAGTTCCGCCACGTTCTCACTCCTGCGGACGTCCTCGTGCTCTGGCGGCTGATCCGGCTTGTCCGCCGCGAACGCTTCACCGTCGTGCACACCCACTCCGCGAAGGGCGGCTTCCTCGGCCGGGTGGCGGCACGGCTGTGCCGCACGCCGGTGGTGGTGCATACCTTCCATGGCCTGAGCTTCCACGACCGCATGCCGCCGACCCGGCGCAGGATCTACCACTGGCTGGAACGGGTGACGCGGCGCCTCGCCCACCGCTACCTCGCCGTCGCGCCGCGCGTGGCGCGCGAGGTCGTCGAGGAGCGGCTGGCCCCTCCCGGCAGCGTCCACGTCGTGCCGTCGGCGGTGGAGCTGGCACGCATTCCCGACGGGTTCGAACCGGCCGCACGACGTGCGCTCGGTGTGCCGCCCGAGGTGACGCTCATCGGCACGGTCGGGCGGATCGACGCCCAGAAGGCGCCGCTGGACTTCGTCCGGATGGCCGCCGCTCTCCGGGGAGTGTTCCCCGACACCGCATTCGTCATGATCGGCGACGGGCCGTTGGCCGGGGACGTCCGGCGGCTCGCCGCTGAACTGGGCGTCGACATACGGCTCACCGGTCACCGCCCGGACGCCGCCGCACTCGTTGCCGGGCTGGACGTCTTCGTCATCACCTCTCTGTACGAGGGACTCGGCCGCGCCCTCACGGAGGCGCTCGCGGCGGCCCGGCCGGTCGTCGCGACGGCCGTCAACGCAGTCCCCGACCTGGTGGAGCACGGCGCCACGGGCCTGCTCGTGGAACCTGATGATCGGGAAGATCTTGTCCGCGCGGTCGGCTGGCTGCTCGAACACCCCCGCGAAGCCGCCGAGATGGGGCGGCAGGGACGAGACCGGGTACGGGCCCTCTTCGCACCCGAGGACATGTGCGCCCGCCTCGACGCCTGCTATAGCGAACTACTGGGAGTGCCGAGGACCCGGCCGACCCACACCCCTCCCACCGCCCACCGGCGCCTGCCGCCCGCGAACCCCGCGCGTACTGGCATGGGGCTGACATGGACGCCCCCACCACACCGGAGACCACCATGCGCCTGA
- a CDS encoding sugar transferase gives MVMTARARHPLSADVRGRPALPPMTPVALPWTRRALDVVVALVLLVVLTPLMLLLAVLIRATSGRPVLFRQQRIGEGAREFTLYKFRTMRTGATGSALTNGRDSRVTGTGRLLRRFHLDELPQLINVLRGDMTLVGPRPESVDLAVRFPPEYQWLFRHRPGLTGPCQLRSRAHAALLDDRPDREEYYFAVLVPLRAELDAELLSRNSLTTVMGYIVRTLWYVLSGLWDRGGSGPCSDRPGDADTRHTEEGRSLCARS, from the coding sequence ATGGTGATGACCGCACGCGCCCGCCACCCCCTGTCCGCCGACGTCCGCGGCCGACCGGCCCTGCCGCCGATGACTCCCGTGGCCCTCCCGTGGACGCGCCGCGCGCTGGACGTCGTCGTCGCCCTCGTCCTGCTCGTCGTGCTGACGCCCCTGATGCTTCTTCTGGCCGTGCTGATCCGCGCCACCAGCGGCAGGCCCGTGCTCTTCCGGCAGCAGCGGATCGGGGAGGGCGCACGCGAGTTCACCCTCTACAAGTTCCGGACCATGCGCACCGGTGCGACCGGTTCCGCACTCACCAACGGCCGCGACTCACGCGTGACCGGCACGGGACGGTTGCTCAGGCGCTTCCACCTGGACGAACTGCCGCAGCTGATCAACGTGCTGCGCGGTGACATGACGCTGGTGGGACCGCGCCCGGAGTCGGTCGACCTGGCTGTGCGTTTCCCTCCCGAATACCAGTGGTTGTTCCGCCACCGGCCGGGGCTCACCGGACCGTGCCAGCTCCGTTCACGCGCGCACGCCGCGCTGCTCGACGACAGGCCGGATCGGGAGGAGTACTACTTCGCGGTCCTGGTTCCGCTGCGTGCCGAGCTGGACGCGGAACTCCTTTCCCGTAACTCCCTGACCACCGTGATGGGTTACATCGTCCGAACGCTGTGGTACGTGCTGTCCGGCCTCTGGGACAGGGGTGGCTCCGGCCCGTGCTCCGACCGGCCGGGCGATGCCGACACACGGCACACCGAGGAAGGCCGATCCTTATGCGCGCGGTCGTGA
- a CDS encoding NAD-dependent epimerase/dehydratase family protein: MRAVVTGAAGFIGSHLCEHLLSRGDEVVGVDAMTDFYAPARKRENLGPLLDRDGFAFRRADLLRVPLEPVFADADAVYHLAGQPGVRGSWGPEFAVYVERNVLATQRVLEAARAIGLRRLVYASSSSVYGDAEAYPTRETVRPAPVSPYGVTKLAAEHLCEAYRAAFGVPVASLRLFSVYGPGQRPDMAFSRLIATAISERPFVLYGDGEQSRDFTYVTDVVTAMRDVALSSWSGVANVGGGCEVTMNEAIALLRLLGTPVRVVRVPRQPGDARRTAADITRAREAFGYRPATGLRDGLAAMLTAARTGRPDIPVQL; this comes from the coding sequence ATGCGCGCGGTCGTGACCGGGGCAGCCGGATTCATCGGTTCCCACCTGTGCGAACACCTGTTGTCGCGTGGCGACGAGGTGGTCGGCGTCGACGCCATGACGGACTTCTACGCCCCGGCGCGCAAGCGGGAGAACCTCGGCCCGCTGCTGGACCGGGACGGATTCGCCTTCCGGCGGGCCGATCTGCTCCGTGTTCCCCTGGAGCCGGTCTTCGCTGATGCCGACGCCGTCTACCACCTCGCGGGCCAGCCCGGCGTCCGCGGATCCTGGGGCCCGGAGTTCGCCGTCTACGTGGAACGCAACGTCCTGGCGACCCAGCGCGTGCTGGAGGCGGCCCGCGCCATCGGCCTGCGCCGCCTCGTCTACGCCTCCAGTTCGTCGGTGTACGGAGACGCCGAGGCGTACCCGACCAGGGAGACCGTGCGCCCTGCCCCCGTCTCCCCGTACGGCGTGACGAAGCTCGCCGCGGAGCACCTGTGCGAGGCCTATCGTGCCGCCTTCGGTGTTCCCGTCGCCTCGTTGCGGCTGTTCAGCGTCTACGGGCCGGGGCAGCGACCCGACATGGCGTTCTCACGGCTGATCGCGACCGCGATCAGTGAGCGTCCGTTCGTGCTCTACGGGGACGGGGAGCAGAGCCGCGACTTCACCTACGTCACCGATGTGGTGACCGCCATGCGCGACGTGGCGCTCTCCTCGTGGAGCGGTGTCGCCAACGTGGGTGGCGGCTGCGAGGTGACGATGAACGAGGCCATCGCCCTGCTCCGCCTGCTCGGCACTCCGGTGCGTGTGGTCCGCGTGCCGCGCCAGCCGGGCGACGCCCGGCGTACCGCGGCCGACATCACCCGCGCACGTGAGGCGTTCGGCTACCGGCCGGCAACGGGCCTGCGGGACGGACTCGCGGCGATGCTGACGGCCGCACGCACCGGCCGCCCCGACATCCCTGTTCAGCTATGA